The Amblyomma americanum isolate KBUSLIRL-KWMA chromosome 3, ASM5285725v1, whole genome shotgun sequence genome window below encodes:
- the LOC144124293 gene encoding 3-galactosyl-N-acetylglucosaminide 4-alpha-L-fucosyltransferase FUT3-like has product MPENCACAALGPTGKRASTKQEIIHIAKACVAHPRAMQRTVVGACFLCASMIVFVATYTDLKCPDWAAWAFVKERFQKPVKILFWTKAHRSWEDIYHSNISGLTPHDNCPVPCFLTNNRSLIRAVDAVVIHDRDANGGDLPKYRAAHQRWVYWNLEAPPNSRRRGMQKLRRIFNWTYTYRRDSDVWHPYFFVRRLTQTGSNAPDFVTPTNRSRLVVWAVSNCEAPSGRMDFVNELKKYIPVDIYGKCGDMRCPHSPECSAIFGQTYYFSLALENSICPEYVTEKFYEAVNYGMVPVVLGNYSDFVPPNSYINAFDFHSPKHLAAYLKALAADQSRYKAYFAWRRTHDIELCLYTNHCALCEALYKARPGNRRVYKDIIRWWHGRRPLCTSWKPATTRTPGTRAPAGRTVRETIGEYVFPGLTDQLALKGEICESQLRPPMLMAEFL; this is encoded by the exons ATGCCCGAGAACTGTGCCTGCGCAGCCCTGGGGCCGACAGGGAAGAGAGCAAGCACCAAGCAGGAGATCATACACATTGCTAAG GCATGCGTGGCGCATCCCAGGGCCATGCAGCGCACCGTTGTTGGtgcgtgttttctctgcgcctcGATGATCGTCTTTGTAGCGACGTACACTGACCTCAAATGCCCCGACTGGGCAGCATGGGCTTTTGTAAAGGAAAGATTTCAAAAACCGGTCAAGATTTTGTTCTGGACAAAAGCCCACCGTTCCTGGGAGGATATTTACCACTCAAACATTAGCGGCCTAACCCCTCACGACAACTGCCCGGTTCCATGCTTCCTGACCAATAACCGGTCCTTGATAAGAGCAGTGGACGCCGTCGTGATACACGATCGGGACGCCAACGGTGGCGACCTTCCAAAGTATCGAGCCGCACACCAGCGATGGGTGTACTGGAATTTGGAAGCGCCTCCTAATAGCCGACGACGAGGAATGCAAAAACTGCGACGTATCTTCAACTGGACGTACACCTACCGGCGTGACTCAGACGTTTGGCACCCTTACTTCTTCGTTCGGCGACTGACGCAAACGGGCAGCAATGCGCCAGATTTCGTCACGCCAACGAACCGTTCCAGACTAGTCGTGTGGGCTGTAAGCAACTGCGAAGCGCCCAGCGGCCGAATGGACTTCGTGAACGAGCTCAAGAAGTACATCCCCGTCGACATTTACGGGAAATGCGGCGACATGCGATGTCCGCATAGCCCAGAGTGCTCGGCCATTTTCGGACAAACTTACTACTTTAGCTTGGCTCTGGAGAACTCGATATGTCCAGAATACGTCACAGAGAAATTTTATGAAGCGGTTAACTATGGTATGGTCCCCGTGGTGTTGGGCAACTACTCCGACTTCGTTCCTCCAAATTCGTACATCAACGCGTTTGACTTTCATTCACCCAAGCACCTCGCCGCCTATTtgaaggcgttggcggctgaCCAATCACGCTACAAAGCATACTTCGCTTGGAGGAGAACACACGATATCGAACTATGCCTATACACCAATCATTGCGCCCTCTGTGAAGCGCTATACAAAGCTCGCCCGGGAAACCGGAGAGTGTACAAGGATATCATCCGTTGGTGGCATGGCAGAAGGCCTTTGTGTACCTCATGGAAGCCGGCAACAACTCGAACTCCGGGCACCAGGGCGCCAGCCGGGAGAACA GTCCGGGAAACCATTGGCGAATACGTCTTTCCAGGCCTGACCGATCAGCTGGCGCTGAAGGGGGAGATCTGTGAGAGCCAGCTTCGCCCCCCAATGCTTATGGCTGAGTTCCTGTAA
- the LOC144123521 gene encoding solute carrier family 2, facilitated glucose transporter member 12-like encodes MAHRKKSSLASRGSRGSLAAAPPTVAVPLSSSEEVQSPPFNAAMDALRRMRPPAKGATPVTDPDSAFPFGHHVQSMLLACCGALGAGTTLGFASVAMVSIEHQPWYNVTPNSPPHNRWIADSLLLGATLGALMSGLLLHLVGYRRMLLLSSGGLAGLWIFLAVSSSVSLIIAGRVASGVCLGVVTNCACLYVADVSPPSKRAFFGSLVEVC; translated from the exons ATGGCGCATAGGAAGAAATCCAGCCT GGCGTCGCGGGGCAGTCGCGGCTCCCTGGCAGCGGCGCCGCCGACTGTGGCAGTGCCGCTCAGCTCGTCCGAGGAGGTGCAGTCGCCGCCATTCAACGCAGCCATGGACGCTCTCCGGCGCATGCGCCCTCCGGCCAAGGGCGCCACGCCCGTCACCGACCCGGACAGCGCGTTCCCTTTCGGACACCACGTGCAGTCTATGCTGCTCGCCTGCTGCGGTGCACTCGGCGCAGGCACGACGCTGGGCTTCGCTTCGGTCGCCATGGTGTCCATCGAGCACCAGCCCTGGTACAACGTGACTCCCAACAGCCCGCCCCACAACCGGTGGATCGCCGACAGCTTGCTCCTGGGGGCCACCCTGGGGGCGCTGATGTCGG GCCTCCTGTTGCATCTGGTGGGCTACCGGAGGATGCTGCTGCTGTCCTCTGGCGGCCTGGCCGGCCTCTGGATCTTCCTGGCCGTGTCCAGCAGTGTCAGCCTGATCATCGCCGGACGGGTGGCCAGCGGCGTGTGCCTGGGCGTCGTTACCAACTGTGCCTGCCTCTACGTGGCCGACGTGTCCCCTCCGTCCAAGAGGGCCTTCTTCGGAAGCCTAGTCGAGGTTTGTTAA
- the LOC144124295 gene encoding solute carrier family 2, facilitated glucose transporter member 6-like produces MYLTQVSTSAGALVAYLLGGLAWQLQAAGCALASMPVLALHAYAIENPRWLQMRGRPLDADTAVMRLYGVDPPPDFRPQRPVAAPAEPAQLRWPRQARMVVACLLLHLLQNLSCAQFLLLRAVQVLGTAVADMPAQAVAAFVVALHVGFTAMVAAVTNIARRHRLLGASSSLVAGVLFIFRPLEYMGFGEWSVDEQPSVTSWGALLSVTSLMLAYSVGLCHLPTLLTGELLPSRLRHPASSFIWASRWLVAFVLLHFEVDVLSSLSQRASLLALSMMVLLVAATVVLLVPDTEGRTLGDIESG; encoded by the exons ATGTATTTGACGCAGGTGTCGACCAGCGCGGGAGCGCTAGTCGCCTACCTTCTGGGCGGCCTTGCCTGGCAGCTGCAGGCGGCCGGCTGCGCGCTCGCTTCGATGCCCGTGCTGGCGCTGCACGCCTACGCGATCGAGAACCCGCGTTGGCTGCAGATGCGCGGACGCCCGCTGGACGCCGACACGGCCGTGATGCGCTTGTACGGCGTCGACCCGCCGCCGGACTTCCGACCCCAGCGCCCCGTTGCGGCCCCTGCGGAACCCGCTCAGCTCCGCTGGCCCCGGCAGGCGAG GATGGTGGTGGCATGCCTGCTGCTCCACCTCCTCCAGAACCTGTCCTGCGCCCAGTTCTTGCTTCTACGAGCGGTGCAGGTGCTGGGGACTGCGGTGGCCGACATGCCCGCGCAGGCAGTGGCTGCGTTCGTGGTGGCCCTCCACGTCGGGTTCACCGCCATGGTCGCCGCCGTGACGAACATCGCCAGACGCCACAGACTACTCGGCGCCTCCTCTAGTCTGGTGGCTGGCGTGCTGTTCATCTTCCGGCCGCTCGAGTACATGGGCTTCGG CGAGTGGTCGGTGGACGAACAGCCCTCGGTGACAAGCTGGGGCGCCCTGCTCTCGGTCACCTCGCTGATGCTGGCCTACTCGGTGGGCCTGTGCCACCTGCCAACGTTGCTCACTGGCGAGCTGCTGCCATCGAGACTGCGCCACCCGGCCTCCTCGTTCATATGGGCGTCGCGCTGGCTAGTGGCGTTCGTGCTGCTCCACTTCGAGGTGGACGTGCTCAGTTCCTTGAGCCAGAGGGCGTCCCTGTTGGCGCTGAGCATGATGGTGCTCCTGGTCGCTGCCACCGTCGTCCTTTTGGTCCCCGATACGGAAGGGCGCACGCTGGGAGACATCGAAAGCGGATGA